gacccgcgcaggcgcgcgggtatatattttgaaaaatatgtttatatttgtttttcatgtaaataTTAGAGTTTTACAAAATGAATCCAAGGAACAGAACCGATACCGATCcgaaaatatagtaccaaacccgaacataaattaattaaatattcgaattattcaaaaatttgttatttagagaaccaaatctgatccgaaccgaagtatttgagtacccgaatttatctaaaaaatagatttatatacttatatatatatatatattaattatttttagatttaacgtatataaaacattaaaaatgatatttttaaattggtttaaaacttgaaaatatatatatatatatatagtcaaaagtaaatatctgcaatagttaaagtatactcaaatcaccaaaaatacttaaaataattattgattccgtatcccaaattttaaatcaagccaattgatatgttaaggtaaggtattctgacatatgttattcaaatttataggtaatatattattttatttaaagattttgagaaatttaaaatagataatgatttaaaactttaaaaataatttaaatgggttatccaaacGCGAACCAaccccgcaaagatccgaatcaaactcaaatcaaaatttagaaacatcctaACAGGGCTTAAATCTTTGatcccgaaaacccgaaacacaaaccgatcagaaccaaacccgtATGGGTGCCTGAAATCCCATCCctattcattattatatatcgtatactgttatcatataattaatcgtattttatacgtaccatcatataagtaatcatataactaatagtattttatccgtaccatcatataaataattacatatattatatttttaaaacttaatatgaaatataaaaaccataatttgagttggtatttcaaattgggctttgtattgtatttttattatatatattgacaacatttttttataatagttattgaaaaatagtttagtaaaaatccatttttgaatatatgtattattttttaatcaatttttgatataaatcaactttaaattattattttgatttgaaatatgtgtataaagtttaaattttgttttatggttagtttagaaaagaaaaagttttaggcaattagattgacccgttttcgtatattttaaatctggcccagatagatagtttcttataatatgatggacttttaatttttcttaattacataagcccattactttttttttaatactactatccttgtttccaaacaaaattaattttttttaaaagactacaattcatgtttccaaacactccaaatttttttaataatcctattcaagtctccaaacactccaattttgtacttgagttttaataagatagatttatgataattaaaatataaatttaaacctgttatattttaattatcataAGAGTCAATAATACACCTTTCAGTGATTATTCTCGTTAACTTGTCAATATATCAAGAAATTGCTTGAGCATTTCTCTGTGATAACCAAAGAGTAGATGAGAtgcttcattctttttttttttttgagcaacgaGATGCTTCATTCAAAAGACTTGCAAACTGGAAGATCATACCAAAACAAAGCAAACTTGTTCATTCACCAACTTGACAGAGACAACAACAACAGAGAGAGAAAAAACAACAACAGATAGAatgaaattgagtttttttctCGGGATTTGGCTCTTATTGtctcgaccaaaaaaaaaagaaacaaagactaTTTGATGAAGATCTTTTTGTTACACGTGTTGTAAAAGCCAAGTCCTTTTCACTCACTCATGTACTGTTCTGCAACATTTAACACAAAAAAAGTTGACTCCTTTTTGTTATGTTCTGTCGGAATAACCATAAAGAGTTTGATGATGTAGATGGAATGGGAACGGCTACATGGAGGTCGGCTAAGTCTCCAGCGTATTTCAAGCGTGGAGACTATGTTCCTGGCTTGAAGGTGAGAGACTAAATTGTCTAATGTTATGATCTTGGGTGTTAGCGATGTTGTTGCTTCCACTGAAATTTGATATGTGGTTGCCTTGAGCATCGTAGACTATAATTGAGTGAGAAAGCACGGACCCTTATGTGATATTTGTATAAACTACGAGGACTATGTTGCAAGTCCTGCAGTTTCTTTTAAAGATGAGTCGAGAGTTACCATCTTGGGTTTGATCATCTTATATGTCTTGAAAGACATAACGATTTCATAAAGGTGGATGGTTGGTTTATATGGTCAATACCAAAACGATTCTATTATATACAAACCTGACCAATGGCTTAAAAGTGTGTTATTAAAGTCGTTCGGTGaatataatgaaattttatgAAAAGAAAGGTTACAAAGGGCATGCTGAAGAATTAGAACAGATATTATAGGAAATACAAGGATCTAGTTTCTTACACTTGCAAACAAATGAATAATAAGCACAGAATTATATACTAAGCACGTGTGTGTGCCTTAGGATTAGGAACGAATATTGTTGGAAGAGCTTGGAGGCTGAGCTGTACTTGAACGGTGACATCGGTAGCGAGAGGTGCATGGTACTTGTGGTCTTTTAAGGGCTGTAAACAATTATGATAAGAAACATATGATTGCCTACGGTCATAATCCAATATAATTCAGTATAAACCCACTATTTTCGATCAATTTgctattatttataaatatattaaagtcATAATCATTTTGTCtatatttttagtataataaGAACATTTAGTGGTATCGGTACCTTCGTAACTTATGCGTGACTTCAACTGATCAGGACGAGTTTTGGACGGTTTATGTTGAATGTTTTTCTGTCCGGAGTGCCGTGACGTGCTCCCCGGAGTTGCAATTTTGGAATTGGCGTGCCCACTTCCTTCCAAGTTCCTCCTCATGGTCATCGTCTCTTTTGTACCACCTACATTACACATGACATATAGAGCGCCAAGTCAATGCACGTTGGATGATAATTTGTCTCTAAGCTATATATGAAGTTATGAATTAACTAATAAAGTAAACAGAAAATGATTCAAAACTAGTCTATTATCTTATAGATGTATTATGTATAGACTCACTTAATTTACGGTGTTCCATATGAGCATCAACAAAAAGTGAAGGTATGATaaaaagaaggaagaaaatgatggaCGAGAGTATAGAAGCCGCCATCTTAATACCGGTGAGTAATGATCACTTTGGTTACATTTCAAGCATTTATATAGATTAGAGAAGAGAGGAATGGGGTTGACGCTATGGACGACTTGTGTTCTGTTTGTCTTAGCTTGACAAGTCTTATGGTTGACTCGGTCTTGCATTGTGTTACTACTTAGAGAAGAGAGGAATGGGGTTGACGCTATGGACGACTTTGGTTACATTTCAAGCATTTAATTAGCATACTTAACGGGTAGAACTCCACTTTCAATATGTagtctataaaatattattatcttagtgtttttttagttaaataatgacaatttaattttaacaaaagTTGAACTATTAAAAATTAGACATGTGGCTAGAACCTGTATTTTACAGTatgttaaaagttttttttagatatttcttCTGtcgtatttttttcttcttctttactttttttatgTTACTTTTTGAGGAAAATTGTTTTTAggcaaaaaaaattggtgaTTATATCCCATTAGACTGATCTCATATTTacattaggttaattatttttaaaataacaataatgcTTTTAATTtccattataaatttaaaattacaactaacaaaacaattgttatgtattaaaatataataaataattaaaataattaaaatagaagaaaacattaaaaattctcagatcaggaagaaaaaaaaactaaacggTGAAGGTGCTCGATCCAGTGGGACCGATCGATTCGTTATCACTCGGTCGATCTGCCCAGTCGATTCTCATCAATGGAATATAAAAGATGgcgtgagaaaaaaaaagtcctacgactgttttttttaattttttttttctgaaaaaaatcgaaaaacaaaatacttttggggataaatttttttttttttcattttggtgatCTTGTTCGCTAATAAACCTGGTGAAGGATCATATAAATGCTTTTGTTATCAAACCATGAGCACAACATGACGATAAACACAAAGCGTTGTTTTGTGATTAGTAATGGGCTTGGCTGTGAAAGCCCAAATACGTTTTTTCTGTGTCCACAACTTGTTGGCGTTGAAGTTAACCGATGACTTGAGAAGATTGTGGTACTGGTCCCCCGCACGTTCAAAGACGGtggttttttaattaattcgaTGAATAATAAAGAAGCAAACTCTCGTGTTAGTAGAGATTAGTATAGTACTTAAGTAGTAGCACAGTGTTTATTTTTGTCTATGATCTCTATCTTGAAAGTTATCACTTCCACACTTGTACTACTACTACTTTTATTTCAATAACTGGTCCCACCGACTTTTTTGTCTTCATTGCATGATCTGAGTCTgatctcatctcttcttcttcttcttcttcttatttttgcTTTTCATCTTTCTCTGTCTTCCACTTGCTAAATCCGCATTTAATACCTGGAAGGTCTTCCTGTTTTCTCGTCAAAGTCTACATTGGTGTTTTACTTTTAGACAAAACTGTGTTTCAACTTTTGTGTGTTGTGTGTGTCCACCCGAAGCAGAAATCTAAACTCTGAAAAAGGTTGGATCATCATTTGTTTGTTGGTTATCTTCACTTATTTTTTCTGGTAAAATTTGTAGTAGAtcctcatttctctttctctttagaTTCTCTCTCCTTCAAGAGTGTTCAATCATTCAAGAAGATTTTTTGAGGGTCTTTCCTTTTTAACTTCAATTATTTGAATGCTTTATCCATTTTAAAGTACACTTCCCGACAAGAATCTGAGTTTGCTTACAATTAAGGGT
The sequence above is drawn from the Brassica napus cultivar Da-Ae chromosome A8, Da-Ae, whole genome shotgun sequence genome and encodes:
- the LOC106407058 gene encoding uncharacterized protein LOC106407058: MAASILSSIIFFLLFIIPSLFVDAHMEHRKLSGTKETMTMRRNLEGSGHANSKIATPGSTSRHSGQKNIQHKPSKTRPDQLKSRISYEALKRPQVPCTSRYRCHRSSTAQPPSSSNNIRS